The DNA window CGCACGCGCTCTGGTCTTTGCCACTACAAGCTGCCATCGTCACAGCCACGTTTTACCTTGTCCATCGCGCACAACGCCAACGCCACCGCTCCACCGACGTTCCACCCTATTGGCCGTTACTCTTCGGGCTATGCCTTCTGGCTTTACTCAGCCATCTGCTGCTGGACTGGACCAACAACTACGGCCTCCGCCCCTTCGCCCCGTGGAACCCGCGCTGGTATTCCGCCGACCTGGTCTTCATCGTGGAGCCGCTACTGCTCCTGTTCCTCGGCGGAGCATTGCTCCTGCCACCATTGTTCTCATTGATCAACGGTGAGATCGGCGCACGCAAACCGCGCTCCGCAGGCCGAGGACTGGCTGCGACAGCGCTTGTGCTCATGACCGCGCTGTGGGGCTTCCGTTTCATGCAGCACAACAACGCCAAAACACAGGCACGCCATCAGGATTACCGCAGCGGTCCTGTGCTGCGTATGGGGCTGAACCCATATCCCATCAATCCCTTTCGCTGGTTTGTGGTGGCGGAAACCGCATCGGCCTTGGAGCTGGGCAGCTTTGACAATCGCACCGGCACCTACGACGACGACACCCTGCGAACGCTATCCAAACCGCCAATAACACCCGCCGTAACAGCCGCAAAGCAAAGCTGGCTGGGGCGCGTGTATCTCGACTGGGCGCGATCCCCCCTGGTGGAAGACCGCGGCACGGTGGAACAGTTGCATCCCGACATGGATCTGGAGCCGCAGGAGCGCATCTGGCGAGTGGTACGGTTCACCGACCTCCGCTTCGGCTACCCAGTGCTGGGCATCAGCGGCAATCGCGTTCCGCTGAGTGCGGAAGCGTGGGTCGACGCCACACAGCATATCCAGCGCGTGTTTCTGGGCCAATCAGAACAAAAACTCCCATAGATCACCGCAACGCACTGTGGGAGAATAGAAACATGGCCTACCTGGTGCTCCTTATCGCTATCCTGAGTCGTGTGTTGCCGCGGTTGCTGCACATCACCGGCGGCAATGTGACCACCGTGGGCGCGTCCCTCTTGTTCTTTGGCGCATGCCTGGCCAGCGGAAAGCGCTGGCATGCAGCTTTCGCCGTGGTAGCCCTTGCAGCCACGGACTGGTGGCTTACCGTCTTCGGTTATGGCTACAGCTTCCACCTCAGCGGCTATCTCGTCACGTGGCTCTGGTATGCCGCGGTAATTCTCGCGGCTTCTGTCGCGCTGCATCGCAAACACACATGGCTCGGCGTGGGCATGAGCGCGCTGGCCTCTGCCACCAGCTTCTTCCTGCTGAGCAATGTTGTGGTCTTCCTGCGCAGCGGCATGTATCCGCACACTGTGGACGGCCTCATCGCCTGCTACGCAGCAGCCGTACCGTTCTATCAGAACGACCTGATCTCCACGCTGCTGTTCTCTGGCCTGTTCTTCCTCCTGCCCACCACCGAAAGCATTCCGGGACTGGTCGGTACGTCCTTCCGCAGGAATGCGGCGTAAACAGGGGTCGTTGTCATGCTGAGCCGCAATCTGTACATCCTGGCGGCAACACTCGTCTTCTTTTCCCTGTTGGCTTACGTCATTGGCTTCACGGGAATCACCCATGAACCGGGTGCCCCGTCAGACGGCAGTCTGTGGCGCACCATCGGCATCGTGCTGTTGCTGCTTGGCCTTTTCGTGGCATTGCTGGGAGTTTTACAGGGCATGTTTGAGCAGGCGGAACGACGTACTCCCGGCGGACAGGCAAACATCCATCGTGCACACCGGAACCAGCGCGAAGCCGGAAAGAACCAGCGGAAGCGCCGCGGCTAAGACCGCTGCAACAAACTAAACTGAATCCTGCACCGGCATACCATTGCGGTGCATCTCTAAGGAACTGCCATGTTTGAAGTAACCGTCGAATCTCATTTCTCCTCCGGGCACTACCTGCGCGACTATCACGGCAAATGCGAGAACCCGCACGGCCACAACTATCGCGTGCTGGTAACGCTTTCCGGTAAAGAGCTGGAGCCGAACGGATTGCTGTTGGACTTCAAGATCCTGAAAGACATCCTGAAGCCCGTGGTGAACTATCTGGACCACCAGATGATCAACGACCTTGAGCCGTTCACCCGCGTGAATCCCTCCGCGGAAAATCTCGCGAAGTACTTCTTCGATGAAACGAACACCCGCCTCGCAGACGTAACCAAAGGCCGCGTGCGCGTGAAGAGCAGCACCATCTTCGAAACCAACACATCGCAGGCGACCTACTCGGAGTAACCACCAGTGCGCCTCATCGAGCTTTACAAATCCGTTCAGGGCGAATCGTCGTTTACCGGCGTGCCATGCATCTTCGTGCGTTTTGCAGGCTGCAACCTGCGCTGCTCCTGGTGCGATAGCGAATACACCTTCACCGGCGGCCAGCCGTTCACGGAAGACGAAGTCATCGCGCAGATCGAAGCACTTGCGTGCCCGCTGATCGAGTTCACCGGCGGTGAACCCATGCTGCACGCGAAAGATCTGCTGCCGCTGATGCAGCGGCTGCTCAACGACGAAAAAACGAAATATACACTGATGATCGAAACCAGCGGCGAACGCCCGTTGGAAGAAGTCCCCACAGCCGTCCACAAGATCGTCGATGTGAAATGCCCCGGCAGCGGCAGCGCCTTCGGTTCGTTCCGCATGAGCAACCTCGACACACTCACCGCACGCGATGAAGTGAAGTTCGTTCTACGCGACCGCAGCGACTACGAATTTGCACGGGACTTCATCCGCAAACATCTCGCCGCGAAGATCGCCGCAGGAACGCTGGGCCACATCCTGCTTTCGCCCGCATTTATCCAGCAGCCATCGCCGCTGCGCACCGCAGACAACATGGAGCTGGACGCACGCGACCTGGTGCAGTGGATGCTGGACGACCTCCTGCCAGCGCGCCTCTCCCTGCAGGTGCACAAGTTCATCTGGGAGCCGCAAAAGAAGGGCGTCTAGCAACGCGCTACCATGAACCATGCGCGTCATTCATGCCCTTCTCGCAGCATCGCTCTTCTGCGGCGTTGCAGCCGCACAGGCTAAGATTCCCGTCAAAGTCGTCGTCGTAACCATGTTTGAGATCGGCAACGACACCGGCGACACCCCCGGCGAATTTCAGCACTGGGTCGAAGGCGAACACCTCACCCATCGCTTCGCCATGCCCG is part of the Terriglobus sp. RCC_193 genome and encodes:
- the queD gene encoding 6-carboxytetrahydropterin synthase QueD; protein product: MFEVTVESHFSSGHYLRDYHGKCENPHGHNYRVLVTLSGKELEPNGLLLDFKILKDILKPVVNYLDHQMINDLEPFTRVNPSAENLAKYFFDETNTRLADVTKGRVRVKSSTIFETNTSQATYSE
- a CDS encoding DUF6580 family putative transport protein; the encoded protein is MAYLVLLIAILSRVLPRLLHITGGNVTTVGASLLFFGACLASGKRWHAAFAVVALAATDWWLTVFGYGYSFHLSGYLVTWLWYAAVILAASVALHRKHTWLGVGMSALASATSFFLLSNVVVFLRSGMYPHTVDGLIACYAAAVPFYQNDLISTLLFSGLFFLLPTTESIPGLVGTSFRRNAA
- a CDS encoding 7-carboxy-7-deazaguanine synthase QueE gives rise to the protein MRLIELYKSVQGESSFTGVPCIFVRFAGCNLRCSWCDSEYTFTGGQPFTEDEVIAQIEALACPLIEFTGGEPMLHAKDLLPLMQRLLNDEKTKYTLMIETSGERPLEEVPTAVHKIVDVKCPGSGSAFGSFRMSNLDTLTARDEVKFVLRDRSDYEFARDFIRKHLAAKIAAGTLGHILLSPAFIQQPSPLRTADNMELDARDLVQWMLDDLLPARLSLQVHKFIWEPQKKGV
- a CDS encoding metal-dependent hydrolase, with the translated sequence MDPVTHMLTGACLSRALGFPARVRYATAACVIAAEIPDADYVYRLGGPLVYFQHHRGWTHALWSLPLQAAIVTATFYLVHRAQRQRHRSTDVPPYWPLLFGLCLLALLSHLLLDWTNNYGLRPFAPWNPRWYSADLVFIVEPLLLLFLGGALLLPPLFSLINGEIGARKPRSAGRGLAATALVLMTALWGFRFMQHNNAKTQARHQDYRSGPVLRMGLNPYPINPFRWFVVAETASALELGSFDNRTGTYDDDTLRTLSKPPITPAVTAAKQSWLGRVYLDWARSPLVEDRGTVEQLHPDMDLEPQERIWRVVRFTDLRFGYPVLGISGNRVPLSAEAWVDATQHIQRVFLGQSEQKLP